In Hahella sp. HNIBRBA332, the genomic window GGCGTTGAAAACCAGCCTTTTCGGCCTGGATGCGAGAGGGAAGCCTTTGCCGCGAATGAAATTGCCCGAGTGCTGATGCAGGGTTATACAAGTGGACAGGTACGGAGCCTTCCACGGGGTTAAAGACGTATTAATCAACGAGCGGCCAATCCATAGTAAGGGTTTGGCCGTTTTCTGAGTTTTTGCCTCTGCGCTTATAGGGGCAGGCTGCTGCAATTATTTCTATGAATAGCTGAGAGGCTCGCTCATTGCGGCTGAAATAAATCGTCGCCAAGTTGGTCGATGGCGGTTTTTACCTTCATCAAGGTAATTTCATTGCACTGTTCTTTGCTGGGGATCTGGTCGGCGCGGATGAACTGGTGTTCGCGAACTTCGCCGTCGATCTCCTTGCGGATAATCGCGCCGACGCCGTAATTTCCCCCCAGATTGCGTGGCTTCAGAATTATCTGGAAACCTTTGTGTTCGATAATGTCTTCCGGCTCAGGGGCCTTTTCGCCGCCGCCGAACATGGATTTAAAAAATGAGCCCAAGCCCATGCCTTTCTCCTGTTTATAACAAGGTAATGAGGACGCATGACGTCCCACTCAGTCGCTTATTGTGGCGTAAGCGCGGGATTTTTCAAATGGATGAGGTTCTTGTCCAACATCCGGCGCTTAAAAATATTCATCCGGCGGATCTATTTGTCCGACAAGTCTGGGGCTGCGGTTGGCCGAGTGGAAGAGGCCAATTGAGTGGGTAAAATCACAAAAGGATGATGACTTTTTGACCGATTGATACATTTATTAATAATCTTAAAGTAATCAATTAAGATCTCCGTGGTATTATAAACAAATGAATGTTTGTTCTGGACGACAAACAGGGTAATATAAATCGGCCTCAAATTGTCTTGATGCGCCGCCTCCACTATATTGAACGAAACCTGTCCTCCGTCGGATTTCGACCTCCCGGACAGTTTTTCAATTAACTCGATAGCTAAAAACGATTACTTATACATGCAGTTAAAGATTTTAAAAGATCTGAAAAAGCTCAGCCCACGGGAAGTCTCGCAACGCTTGTCAGAAGCGCTGCAGGAAATGGACTCAAGCATGAAAGATCGCAAACAGGAAGACTTCAAGCGGAAACTGGATCGGTTAATGGAGGAATACCACAAGGATATATCCGACGTGATCGATATTCTGTCTCTTAACGAAATTCATAAACCAGATTAAATAAAGTTCCCGCGCGTAACCGTCTCTTTCACGAGCAGTCTTTATAGTGAGCAGTAGAATGATGGCTGACGCCGAGTCGTCCGCCGTACGGTGTTACTTCGTCTTTAAGTTATTGCTATCATATGCGCCGGCTGAGCCGCCGCACTGCGTCTGCACGCCCGAATTATCCGCCGCCCGGGCCAACAAGTTTATTTGTCTGTTGCTGCCGTATCACAAGCCCGGCGCGTATTTGCGCTTCGAATGACGCGCACATGCATATTAATCGATCAGCAACGGAATCCAGCATCAACATAGCTAAGGATTAAGAGAGAAAATAATGAATCTGAATTTAACCGCAATGCCCACAACAATTGATCTGTTGCATTTGGGACTGGCTGTATTCGCAATTATATTTCTGGCGGCGTGGCTGAGCGCCAGAAAAAATGCGCAATCACAGAACGTCGCGGCGCAGCCAGCGCCGCAACCGGTTGAAAAGCCCGCCGAACCGGCGCCGGAAGTCAAACCGGAACCCGTTAACCCCTTCAAAGATTCAACTCCGGATTCAGCCCTGCAGTTATTGGCCCTGTTACAACAGAATGCTCGCTTTATCGATTTCCTGAAAGAAGATCTGGCTGGTTTCAGCGATGCGGACATTGGCGCGGCGGCGCGCGTCGTGCACGAAGGCGGTCAAAAGACCCTGAACGAATACTTCACGCTGGCGCCGCTGCGTCAGGAGGAAGAAGAAACCCGCGTCACCCTGCCGGAAGGATTCAATGCATCCGAAGTGCGCTTGACCGGCAATGTCGCAGGCAAAGCGCCGTTCACCGGCGTATTGGTGCATCGTGGTTGGAAGGCGGTGGACGTGAAGCTGCCGAAACTCGCTAAAGAACATGACGCCGCCATTATCGCGCCGGCGGAGGTCGAACTATGAGCGATATGAACGCCGATAGATCGCCCCGTTATAGTGTGGGGATCGACCTGGGCACCACCAACTGCGTGCTGTCCTACATTGAACTGACCGATGAAAGCGGCCAGGCGCCGGATGAAGACCAACTGCTGCAGGACGTGATGCCTGTGCCGCAATTGACCCGTCCAGGCAGTGTGGAGGAAAAGAAGCAACTGCCGTCTTTCTTATATCAGCCCCATGAATCCGAACTGGGAGAAGGGGAGTTGGCCCTGCCTTGGGCGGCCAGGGCGGACGCCCTGGTGGGCGGCGTCGCCCGCGAATTGGGATCGAAAACGCCAATTCGTCTGGTGGCGAGCGCCAAAAGCTGGCTGTGTCACGGTGGCGTTGATTGCCGTTCCGACTTTCTTCCACTGAACAGTCCGGAGGAAGTGGCGCGCATTTCTCCTTTGGCGGCGACGATTCGTTATCTGGAACACCTGCGCAACGCCTGGAATCATAAGCACCCGCACTATCCGCTGAATGAGCAGGACGTGGTGGTGACGGTGCCCGCTTCGTTCGACCCGGCTGCGCGCGATCTCACTGTAGAAGCGGTGAAAGCCGCCGGTCTTGGCAACCTGACGCTGTTGGAAGAGCCTCAAGCTGCGGTTTATAACTGGATCAAGGCCAGCGGCGGCGCCTGGCGCGATCAGGTGGGCGTTGGCGACATCCTGCTGGTGGTGGACATCGGCGGCGGCACTACGGATTTGTCCCTGATTGCGGTCACCGAACAGGACGGTGGGCTGGAACTGAATCGCGTCGCAGTGGGCGAACATATTCTGCTGGGCGGCGACAACATGGACCTGGCCCTGGCTTATCGGGTGAAGAGCAAACTGGCGCAAGAAGGCAAAGAGCTGCAGCCCTGGCAGATTCAGGCGATTGTACATGGTTGCCGCGACGCTAAAGAGGCATTGCTGTCGGATCAGGACGTCAACGCTGTGCCGATAGTCGTACCCAGCCGAGGCTCGAAATTGCTGGGCGGCTCCTTGCGCACGGAATTGACTCGGGACGAAGTGCAGCAGACTCTAGTGGAAGGCTTTTTCCCACAAGTCGGCGTCCATGAACATCCGAAGCAGCAAATGCGTCGCGCGTTGACCCAAATCAGCCTGCCTTACGCCCAGGATGCTGCAGTCACACGCCATCTGGCGGCGTTTTTGAGTCGTCAGCACGCCGCCGCCAACGAACTGTTGGCGCAAAACGAAAGCGAATTTATTAAACCCACGGCGGTATTGTTCAATGGCGGCGTGCTTAAAGCGCCCGCTCTGGCGGAACGTCTGATGAATATCATTAATGGCTGGCTGCGTGACGCCAATGCGCCTTCCGCCCGGTTGTTGCAGGACAGTGACCTCGACCTGGCGGTAGCCTGCGGGGCGGCTTATTACGGCTACGTGCGCCGTGGACGCGGAGTGCGCATTCGCGGCGGCATCGCCAGCGCCTACTATGTGGGAATCGAGAGCGCCATGCCGGCGGTGCCGGGTATGGAAGCGCCGATGGAAGCCTTGTGCGTGGCGCCTTTCGGTATGGAAGAAGGTTCGGAAGTGAAGGTGGAGAGCCAGGAACTGGGCTTGATTGTTGGCGAGCCGGTCCGTTTCAAATTTTTCGGCTCCACCCTGCGTCGCGATGACGAGCCGGGCATGGTGCTGGACGCCTGGGGCCCGGATGAACTGGAAGAGTTGCCGGAAATCCAGGCCTCGCTGCCAGCGGAAGGGCGTCGTCCGGGAGAAATCGTGCCGGTGCGTCTGTCGGCGCGGGTCACCGAAGTCGGCACCCTATGTCTGGAAGCCATTCCCAGAAACGGCGATGCGAGATGGCAGGTTGAGTTCGACGTGCGCGAGGGCTGAGAGTGAAATATCTGGTAGGGATAGATTTGGGCACCACTCACACGGTGGTGGCCTATACGGACATCTCGACAGGAGCGGAAAACGCCGTTCCCAAGTTGTTTGAAATCGAACAGTTGGTGGCGCCGGGCGAGCTGGCCAAGAAGCCTATGCTGCCGTCTTTCCGCTACCATCCGGCCCCCGGCGAGATTGCGGAGCATCATCTGCAACTGCCATGGCGTCCTCAGGCGCTGCCCGGCGAGATCGGTCAGGTCGTGATCGGCGAATGGGCGCGTGAGCTGGGCTCCAAGGTCGACGGCCGGCTGGTGGCCAGCGCCAAAAGCTGGCTGTCCCATCCCCAGGTGGAGCGCACGGCGGATATTCTGCCCTGGGCGGCGGCTGAGGATGTCGTCAAAGTTTCTCCGCTGCTCGCCAGCGCCAGCTATCTGCACCACGTCAGACAGGCCTGGAACCGGGAGCATCCGCAGGATCTGCTGGAGCAGCAGGAAGTGGTCATCACGGTGCCGGCGTCTTTTGATGAAGGCGCCCGCTCCCTCACTCTGGAGGCCGCACGCCTGGCGGGCTTGCCGGACGTGTTGTTATTGGAGGAGCCGCAGGCGGTTGTATACGACTGGTGCGCGCGCAACAAAGAGCAGGCGCAATCACTGCTGCAGGACGCCAGACTCTTGCTGGTGTGCGATGTTGGCGGCGGCACCACGGATTTAAGCTTGATCAGCGTGGCGGCCGGATCCGGCGATCAAGGCGAGCTATCCCTGAATCGCGTCGGGGTGGGCGATCACCTTATGCTGGGCGGAGACAATATCGATCTGGCGCTGGCGCACATAGCGGAGCAGCGCATCGCCAGCGCGCGTAAACTCAGCGCAGCGGCGCTCTCCCAGCTGATTCAGCAAACCCGAAAAGCCAAAGAATTGTTATTGTCGCCGGAGGCGCCTGAAACCGCTTCCGTGACGGTGCTGGGCGGCGGCGCCAAGTTGATTGGCGGCGCCAAGAGTTGCGAGCTGACCCGTGAAGAAGCGCACCAGATCGCTGTAGACGGCTTTTTTCCTCTCTGTGAATTCAGTGAGCGTCCCGCCAAGCGACGCAGCGCAGTCGTGGAGTTTGGCTTGCCCTATGCGCCGGACCCCGCCGTCAGCAAATACATTGCGGAATTCCTGGCCCGCCATGAGCAGGCCTGCCGACAGGCGTTGAAGACCAGCGAGACGGCGGCGGCAGTACCTGACGTGCTGTTGCTGAACGGCGGCGTATTCAACAGTCCGTTACTCAGTGAGCGGGCGCGCGCGTTGTTGAGTCAATGGAACGGCGCGCCGGTCAGGCTCCTGGATAATGTTCATCCCAATCTGGCGGTGGCTTTCGGCGGAGTGGCCTACGGGCTGGCGCGTAAGGGCGCGCAAATCAAAATTGGCGGCGGTTCGGCCCGCTCTTATTTTCTGCTTGTGGAGGCGTCCACTGACGTCGCTGCAGATAAGAAATTTGGCGTTTGCTTATTACCCAAGGCGACGGAAGAAGGCGAAGAAATTCGTCTGCATGGTCGTAAATTCGCGTTGCGCATCGGACGCCCGGTGCGTTTCCACTTGGCGTCATCGACGAGCGACAAGGCATTCAATGCGGGCGATCTGCAGGAAATGAACGATGATGACTTCATCTTCCTGCCGCCCATGGTGTCGGCGTTGAGCGCCGATGCGGAGGATAGCGGCGCAGAAGTTGAAGTGGAATTGAGCGCCGTGCTGACGGAGGCGGGCGCGTTACAAGTCGAGTGCGTGGAGATTGCTGGCGGCGACGCCAACCCGCAACGCTGGCGCCTGGATTTTCAGTTACGCAAACAGACTCCGATGGAAGACAGCGGCGCGCAACTGCCCGCCAGATTCGCCGAAGCGGCGAGCAAGATCGAAGCGGCCTACAGCCCCAACAAAAAAGGCGGCGACTCCATCAAAACGCTGCGCAATGATCTGGAAAAACTGCTCGGCAAGCGCGACCAGTGGGATATGCCCACGCTGCGCGCCATTTTTGACAAGTTTTTGGAAGGCGCCAAAAACCGCCGTCGTTCCGCGGCTCATGAACGTATCTGGCTCAATTTCGCCGGATACTGCCTGCGTCCCGGTTTCGGCGATCCCCTGGATGACTGGCGGGTGCAGCAAGTCTGGAAAATGTATCAGCAAGGCCTGCAATTCGATAAGGAAGGGCAGTTGTGGAGCGAATGGTGGACCTTCTGGCGTCGCGTCGCTGGTGGACTCAACAGCGAGCAGCAACAGCGTGTGTACAAAGATGCGGCGGTCTACATTAATCCGGCCGCATTGCGTAGCCGCAAGCTGGTGGCTACGCCGGCGTTCAAGTCCTACGAGGACATGGTGCGATTGGCGGCGGCGCTGGAGCGCTTGCCGGTGGAAACCAAAGTAGAAGTCGCCAAATGGCTGCTGCAGCGTCTGCAGAAACCCAGCGAACCTGTTGCAAGCTGGTGGGCGCTTGGACGGATCGCTTCGCGGCAGCCTTTCCATGGCAGCGCCCACAATGTCGTTCCTGCGGAAACGGTGTCCGGCTGGCTGCCGCAGTTGCTCAAACAAGACTGGAAAAAGAACCAGGAAGCGGCCTTCTCTACAGTGATGTTGTCGCGCATGAGCGGTGATCGCGTACGGGATTTGTCGGAAGCGGACCGTAGCGCGGTGGTCGCGGCGCTGAAAGCCGCCAAGGCTCCGGCGGTCTGGGTCGATATGGTGTCGCAGGTGGTGGAGCTGGATGAGGCGGAAACCAAGCGCGTATTCGGCGAGGCGTTGCCCTCCGGGCTTAAG contains:
- a CDS encoding Hsp70 family protein, with translation MSDMNADRSPRYSVGIDLGTTNCVLSYIELTDESGQAPDEDQLLQDVMPVPQLTRPGSVEEKKQLPSFLYQPHESELGEGELALPWAARADALVGGVARELGSKTPIRLVASAKSWLCHGGVDCRSDFLPLNSPEEVARISPLAATIRYLEHLRNAWNHKHPHYPLNEQDVVVTVPASFDPAARDLTVEAVKAAGLGNLTLLEEPQAAVYNWIKASGGAWRDQVGVGDILLVVDIGGGTTDLSLIAVTEQDGGLELNRVAVGEHILLGGDNMDLALAYRVKSKLAQEGKELQPWQIQAIVHGCRDAKEALLSDQDVNAVPIVVPSRGSKLLGGSLRTELTRDEVQQTLVEGFFPQVGVHEHPKQQMRRALTQISLPYAQDAAVTRHLAAFLSRQHAAANELLAQNESEFIKPTAVLFNGGVLKAPALAERLMNIINGWLRDANAPSARLLQDSDLDLAVACGAAYYGYVRRGRGVRIRGGIASAYYVGIESAMPAVPGMEAPMEALCVAPFGMEEGSEVKVESQELGLIVGEPVRFKFFGSTLRRDDEPGMVLDAWGPDELEELPEIQASLPAEGRRPGEIVPVRLSARVTEVGTLCLEAIPRNGDARWQVEFDVREG
- a CDS encoding HlyU family transcriptional regulator, with the translated sequence MGLGSFFKSMFGGGEKAPEPEDIIEHKGFQIILKPRNLGGNYGVGAIIRKEIDGEVREHQFIRADQIPSKEQCNEITLMKVKTAIDQLGDDLFQPQ
- a CDS encoding Hsp70 family protein codes for the protein MKYLVGIDLGTTHTVVAYTDISTGAENAVPKLFEIEQLVAPGELAKKPMLPSFRYHPAPGEIAEHHLQLPWRPQALPGEIGQVVIGEWARELGSKVDGRLVASAKSWLSHPQVERTADILPWAAAEDVVKVSPLLASASYLHHVRQAWNREHPQDLLEQQEVVITVPASFDEGARSLTLEAARLAGLPDVLLLEEPQAVVYDWCARNKEQAQSLLQDARLLLVCDVGGGTTDLSLISVAAGSGDQGELSLNRVGVGDHLMLGGDNIDLALAHIAEQRIASARKLSAAALSQLIQQTRKAKELLLSPEAPETASVTVLGGGAKLIGGAKSCELTREEAHQIAVDGFFPLCEFSERPAKRRSAVVEFGLPYAPDPAVSKYIAEFLARHEQACRQALKTSETAAAVPDVLLLNGGVFNSPLLSERARALLSQWNGAPVRLLDNVHPNLAVAFGGVAYGLARKGAQIKIGGGSARSYFLLVEASTDVAADKKFGVCLLPKATEEGEEIRLHGRKFALRIGRPVRFHLASSTSDKAFNAGDLQEMNDDDFIFLPPMVSALSADAEDSGAEVEVELSAVLTEAGALQVECVEIAGGDANPQRWRLDFQLRKQTPMEDSGAQLPARFAEAASKIEAAYSPNKKGGDSIKTLRNDLEKLLGKRDQWDMPTLRAIFDKFLEGAKNRRRSAAHERIWLNFAGYCLRPGFGDPLDDWRVQQVWKMYQQGLQFDKEGQLWSEWWTFWRRVAGGLNSEQQQRVYKDAAVYINPAALRSRKLVATPAFKSYEDMVRLAAALERLPVETKVEVAKWLLQRLQKPSEPVASWWALGRIASRQPFHGSAHNVVPAETVSGWLPQLLKQDWKKNQEAAFSTVMLSRMSGDRVRDLSEADRSAVVAALKAAKAPAVWVDMVSQVVELDEAETKRVFGEALPSGLKLLAE
- a CDS encoding DUF2760 domain-containing protein; amino-acid sequence: MNLNLTAMPTTIDLLHLGLAVFAIIFLAAWLSARKNAQSQNVAAQPAPQPVEKPAEPAPEVKPEPVNPFKDSTPDSALQLLALLQQNARFIDFLKEDLAGFSDADIGAAARVVHEGGQKTLNEYFTLAPLRQEEEETRVTLPEGFNASEVRLTGNVAGKAPFTGVLVHRGWKAVDVKLPKLAKEHDAAIIAPAEVEL